The following coding sequences lie in one Capnocytophaga stomatis genomic window:
- a CDS encoding YihY/virulence factor BrkB family protein, translating into MSAVIEEKLQKIPIVRNVVSFLKKVPLSSNAFSLYDLLELYIVGIVKGALTHRASAISYSFFIAMFPFLLFILNLIPYIPIDNFQMDVWNFINGLLPPGTHEFFSGIFFDIADNPRGGLLSSVFLLSIFLMTNGVVAIFGGFEFSYHVKITRTFIKQYIVSLVVAIILGLLILVVVAMFISYEIYLLPYLEKWGLLYSNEALIKWSKIVFISIITYFGTSILFFFGTHEGKKSRFFSVGSIFTVLLFGVTTYFFGIYIENFSQYNQLYGSIGALLIFLFYIWLNSNILLLGFELNAALLQLKKSN; encoded by the coding sequence ATGTCGGCAGTTATAGAAGAAAAATTACAGAAGATACCCATTGTTCGCAATGTAGTTTCCTTTCTGAAGAAAGTTCCATTATCAAGTAACGCTTTTTCTCTTTATGACTTGCTTGAACTTTATATTGTTGGGATTGTAAAAGGAGCTTTAACTCATAGGGCAAGTGCTATTTCTTATAGTTTTTTTATCGCAATGTTTCCCTTTTTGTTGTTTATCCTGAATTTAATTCCTTACATTCCTATTGATAATTTTCAAATGGACGTCTGGAATTTTATCAATGGTTTGTTACCTCCTGGTACTCACGAATTTTTCTCCGGTATTTTCTTTGATATTGCCGATAATCCCAGAGGAGGTTTGCTTTCTTCTGTTTTTTTGCTATCTATCTTCCTGATGACTAACGGAGTAGTTGCTATTTTTGGCGGTTTTGAATTTTCATATCACGTTAAAATTACCAGAACTTTCATAAAACAGTACATTGTATCTCTGGTTGTGGCTATCATATTGGGATTGTTGATATTAGTAGTTGTTGCAATGTTTATTTCGTATGAGATTTATTTACTTCCTTATTTAGAAAAATGGGGACTTTTGTACAGCAATGAGGCATTAATTAAGTGGTCAAAAATAGTATTTATTTCTATCATAACGTATTTTGGTACGTCGATTCTTTTCTTTTTTGGCACTCACGAAGGTAAGAAAAGCAGATTTTTTTCGGTGGGTTCTATCTTTACTGTGTTGCTTTTTGGTGTAACTACGTATTTCTTTGGTATTTATATTGAAAATTTCTCTCAGTACAATCAACTTTATGGTTCTATTGGGGCTTTGTTGATTTTTTTGTTTTATATTTGGCTGAATTCAAACATTTTGTTATTGGGATTTGAACTTAATGCAGCGTTATTACAACTAAAAAAATCAAATTAA